In the Mycolicibacter sp. MU0102 genome, one interval contains:
- a CDS encoding glycosyltransferase: MRVVVVAGPDPGHAFPAIALCKRFAAAGDTPTLLTGVQWLDTARAAGVDAAELLGLDPTAADDDADDGAKLHHRAARMAAQNRDQLRALAPDLVVSDVITACGGMAAELLGIGWVELSPHPLYLPSKGLPPIGSGLAPGTGVGGRLRDAVMRSLTARSVRGGLRQRAEARVGIGLPADDAGPLRRLIATLPALEVPRPDWPADAVIVGPLHFEPTEQVLAVPPGSGPLVVVAPSTAATGAAGLAELALEHLVPGAGLPDGARLAVSRLGGAPLELPSWAVAGLGRQDELLTHADVVVCGGGHGMVAKTLLGGVPLVVVPGGGDQWEIANRVVRQGSGRLIRPLSGPALAEAVGAVLASPSYRDAARRAAGTATDVADPVRVCHEALSGTG, encoded by the coding sequence ATGCGAGTCGTAGTGGTTGCCGGCCCAGATCCCGGTCACGCGTTCCCGGCGATCGCCTTGTGCAAGCGCTTCGCGGCGGCCGGGGACACCCCCACACTGTTGACCGGGGTGCAGTGGCTCGACACCGCGCGGGCCGCCGGGGTGGACGCCGCAGAGCTGCTGGGACTCGACCCCACCGCCGCCGACGACGACGCCGACGACGGGGCCAAGCTGCACCACCGCGCGGCGCGGATGGCGGCCCAGAACCGTGATCAGCTGCGGGCTCTGGCGCCGGATCTGGTGGTCTCCGACGTCATCACCGCCTGTGGGGGAATGGCCGCCGAGCTACTCGGTATCGGGTGGGTCGAACTCAGTCCGCATCCGCTGTACCTGCCGTCGAAGGGACTGCCGCCGATCGGCAGTGGGCTGGCGCCGGGCACTGGGGTAGGCGGGCGGCTGCGGGATGCGGTGATGCGCTCGCTGACGGCACGGTCGGTGCGCGGCGGCCTGCGCCAGCGCGCCGAAGCGCGGGTGGGGATCGGTCTGCCAGCCGACGATGCCGGGCCACTGCGGCGCCTGATCGCCACGCTGCCCGCACTCGAGGTGCCCCGGCCCGACTGGCCCGCCGATGCCGTCATCGTCGGTCCGCTGCACTTTGAGCCGACCGAGCAGGTGCTGGCCGTGCCACCGGGCTCGGGCCCGCTGGTGGTGGTGGCTCCGTCGACCGCCGCCACCGGAGCCGCCGGTCTGGCCGAGCTCGCCCTGGAGCACCTGGTGCCCGGTGCCGGACTGCCCGACGGCGCCCGGCTGGCGGTGTCGCGGCTGGGCGGTGCGCCCCTGGAGCTGCCATCGTGGGCCGTCGCCGGGTTGGGTCGCCAGGACGAACTGTTGACGCACGCCGATGTGGTGGTCTGCGGCGGCGGACACGGCATGGTGGCCAAGACGCTGCTGGGCGGGGTGCCGCTGGTGGTGGTGCCCGGTGGCGGCGATCAGTGGGAGATCGCCAATCGCGTGGTGCGCCAAGGCAGTGGCCGGCTGATCCGGCCGTTGAGTGGGCCGGCATTGGCCGAGGCGGTGGGTGCCGTATTGGCGTCGCCGAGCTATCGCGATGCCGCGCGACGGGCCGCCGGCACCGCCACCGACGTCGCCGATCCGGTGCGGGTGTGCCACGAGGCGCTGTCAGGCACTGGGTAA
- a CDS encoding TetR/AcrR family transcriptional regulator, with the protein MKRPEVVRDYGGISAVDRRAERRSKLLAAGRQIWGESGIGEVTVRGVCTSAGLTPRYFYEQFPNRDALFFAVSDDVRDQLLEAMVTAGIGDPGTLADKLRSALTAFLDLIAADPCIHRIATSDLSAIPGLNEHRAGILDMITDAVVEHAPGVLDGQDLAPEELRRGALFIVGGVNQIIETWLANPVETTTELAAICSDLSVALVRSIVARSDQPHH; encoded by the coding sequence ATGAAACGCCCTGAGGTGGTGCGTGATTACGGCGGTATCAGCGCGGTGGACCGCCGCGCCGAGCGCCGCAGCAAGCTGCTGGCCGCCGGCCGCCAGATCTGGGGCGAATCGGGCATCGGCGAGGTCACCGTCCGCGGAGTCTGCACCTCCGCCGGCCTCACACCGCGCTATTTCTACGAGCAGTTTCCCAACCGCGACGCGCTGTTCTTCGCGGTCTCCGACGACGTTCGCGACCAGCTGCTCGAAGCGATGGTCACCGCCGGCATCGGCGACCCCGGCACACTGGCCGACAAGCTCCGGTCCGCGCTGACCGCGTTTCTCGACCTGATCGCCGCCGACCCCTGCATCCACCGCATCGCCACCAGCGACCTGTCGGCGATTCCCGGGCTCAACGAGCACCGCGCAGGCATCCTCGACATGATCACCGACGCGGTCGTCGAACATGCCCCGGGCGTTCTCGACGGTCAGGACCTCGCACCCGAAGAACTACGCCGCGGTGCACTGTTCATCGTCGGCGGGGTCAACCAGATCATCGAAACCTGGCTCGCCAATCCGGTCGAGACGACCACCGAATTGGCTGCGATCTGCTCCGACCTTTCCGTCGCCCTAGTACGCAGCATCGTGGCGCGCAGCGATCAGCCTCACCACTGA
- the recA gene encoding recombinase RecA — translation MMAQAPDREKALELAMAQIDKNFGKGSVMRLGDEVRQPISVIPTGSIALDVALGIGGLPRGRVVEIYGPESSGKTTVALHAVANAQAAGGIAAFIDAEHALDPEYAKKLGVDTDSLLVSQPDTGEQALEIADTLIRSGALDILVIDSVAALVPRAEIEGEMGDSHVGLQARLMSQALRKMTGALNNSGTTAIFINQLREKIGVMFGSPETTTGGKALKFYASVRLDVRRIETLKDGTDAVGNRTRVKVVKNKVSPPFKQAEFDILYGRGISREGSLIDMGVDQGFIRKSGSWFTYDGEQLGQGKENARNYLLNNVDVANEIEKKIKEKLGIGAVLTDELADDVLPAPVDF, via the coding sequence ATCATGGCGCAAGCGCCCGATCGCGAAAAAGCACTCGAACTGGCGATGGCCCAGATCGACAAGAACTTCGGCAAAGGCTCGGTGATGCGCCTCGGGGACGAGGTGCGTCAGCCGATCTCGGTCATCCCGACCGGCTCGATCGCCCTGGACGTGGCGCTGGGCATCGGCGGTCTGCCCCGGGGGCGGGTCGTCGAGATCTACGGCCCAGAGTCCTCCGGTAAGACCACCGTGGCGCTGCACGCAGTGGCCAACGCCCAGGCCGCCGGCGGGATCGCGGCGTTCATCGACGCCGAGCACGCGCTGGACCCCGAATACGCCAAGAAGCTTGGCGTGGACACCGATTCACTGCTGGTGTCCCAGCCCGACACCGGGGAGCAGGCGCTGGAGATCGCCGACACGCTGATCCGTTCCGGCGCGCTGGACATCCTGGTCATCGACTCGGTGGCCGCCCTGGTGCCGCGCGCGGAGATCGAGGGCGAGATGGGGGACAGCCACGTCGGCCTGCAGGCCCGGCTGATGAGCCAGGCGCTGCGGAAGATGACCGGCGCGCTGAATAACTCGGGTACCACCGCCATCTTCATCAACCAGCTGCGGGAGAAGATCGGGGTGATGTTCGGCAGCCCCGAAACCACCACGGGTGGAAAGGCTTTGAAGTTCTACGCCTCGGTACGCCTGGACGTTCGGCGGATCGAGACCCTCAAGGACGGCACCGATGCGGTCGGCAACCGCACCCGGGTCAAGGTGGTCAAGAACAAAGTGTCGCCGCCGTTCAAGCAGGCCGAGTTCGACATCCTCTACGGTCGGGGCATCAGCCGTGAGGGTTCGCTGATCGACATGGGCGTGGACCAGGGCTTCATCCGCAAGTCCGGCTCCTGGTTCACCTACGACGGCGAGCAGTTGGGGCAGGGCAAGGAGAATGCCCGCAACTACCTGCTGAACAACGTCGACGTGGCCAACGAGATCGAGAAGAAGATCAAGGAGAAGCTCGGTATCGGCGCCGTGCTGACCGATGAGCTGGCCGATGATGTTCTGCCCGCCCCCGTCGACTTCTGA
- a CDS encoding amino acid ABC transporter ATP-binding protein, which translates to MTSGGPDLVPMIAIHHVNKYFGGLHVLKDVNLEVARGEVVAILGPSGSGKSTLCRTINRLEVIDSGAITVDGQPLPAEGAALARLRAQVGMVFQSFNLFPHKTILDNVTLAPMKVHKMPRAQAQRQAMALLERVGVADQAHKHPAELSGGQQQRVAIARSLAMNPKVMLFDEPTSALDPEMISEVLDVMTTLADDGMTMVVVTHEMGFARRAADRVVFMADGAIVEESAPAEFFGAPKSTRAQDFLAKVLDH; encoded by the coding sequence ATGACCAGCGGCGGCCCCGATTTGGTGCCGATGATCGCCATCCACCACGTCAACAAGTACTTCGGTGGCCTGCATGTGCTCAAAGACGTCAATCTCGAGGTCGCTCGCGGCGAGGTGGTGGCGATCCTGGGCCCGTCGGGCTCGGGCAAATCCACCCTGTGCCGCACCATCAACCGGCTTGAAGTCATCGACTCCGGTGCGATAACCGTCGACGGCCAGCCGCTGCCGGCCGAAGGGGCGGCGCTGGCCCGCCTGCGGGCGCAGGTCGGCATGGTGTTCCAGTCGTTCAACCTGTTTCCGCACAAGACCATCCTGGACAACGTCACACTGGCACCGATGAAGGTGCACAAGATGCCCCGAGCGCAGGCGCAGCGCCAGGCGATGGCGCTGCTGGAGCGGGTCGGCGTGGCCGATCAGGCCCACAAACATCCCGCAGAATTGTCCGGCGGACAGCAGCAGCGGGTGGCGATCGCACGGTCCCTGGCGATGAACCCGAAAGTGATGCTGTTCGACGAGCCGACCAGTGCCCTGGACCCGGAGATGATCAGCGAGGTACTCGATGTGATGACCACGCTGGCCGACGACGGGATGACCATGGTGGTGGTCACCCACGAGATGGGCTTCGCCCGCCGTGCAGCCGACCGGGTGGTGTTCATGGCCGACGGGGCCATCGTCGAGGAATCCGCCCCCGCAGAGTTCTTCGGGGCGCCGAAATCGACGCGGGCCCAAGATTTTCTCGCCAAGGTCCTTGACCACTGA
- a CDS encoding amino acid ABC transporter permease → MMFTEYWGQILQSFTVTVELAVLSGTLALILGTGLAAMRLAPVPVLRWLGGGYVHLVRNTPLTLLLLLCSFGLAQTLGVSLTDPQSPTSIDDSNFRLAVLGLSVYTASFVCEAVRSGVNTVGIGQAEAARSLGLSFTQNLRIILLPQAFRAVIIPLGSVLIALTKNTTLASAIGVAEAALLMKSMTENTAALLGVGAVFAAGFLVLTLPLGLLFGYLDRRWAVSR, encoded by the coding sequence ATGATGTTCACTGAGTATTGGGGACAGATTCTCCAATCCTTCACCGTCACAGTCGAGTTAGCAGTGCTATCCGGCACGCTCGCGCTGATCTTGGGCACCGGGTTGGCCGCGATGCGGCTGGCCCCGGTACCGGTGCTGCGGTGGCTCGGCGGCGGCTATGTCCATCTGGTGCGCAACACCCCGCTGACCCTGCTGTTATTGCTGTGCTCGTTCGGCCTGGCCCAAACGCTGGGGGTCTCGCTGACCGATCCGCAGTCGCCAACGTCGATCGACGACAGCAACTTTCGTCTGGCCGTGCTGGGCTTGAGTGTGTACACGGCGTCGTTCGTCTGCGAGGCGGTGCGCTCCGGTGTCAACACCGTGGGGATCGGGCAGGCCGAGGCCGCTCGCTCGCTGGGACTGAGCTTCACCCAAAATCTTCGGATCATCTTGCTTCCCCAGGCTTTTCGGGCCGTGATCATCCCGCTGGGCTCGGTGCTGATCGCGCTGACGAAAAACACCACCTTGGCCTCGGCGATCGGGGTCGCCGAAGCTGCGCTGCTGATGAAGTCGATGACCGAGAACACCGCGGCACTGCTCGGGGTCGGCGCGGTGTTCGCCGCCGGCTTCCTTGTGCTCACCCTGCCGCTAGGTTTGTTGTTCGGATATCTGGACCGGCGCTGGGCGGTGTCGCGATGA
- the recX gene encoding recombination regulator RecX yields the protein MMFCPPPSTSESVEAAEPKREEQAKALCLRLLTARARTRAELAGQLTKRGYPDDVSDRVLDRLTTAGLIDDTDFAEQWVRSRREHAGKGRKALAAELRTKGVDEDVIAGALEGIDAAAERDRAEQLVHAKLRRETLGADDVKITRRLVAMLARRGYNPSMAYDVVSTELAAERERRRV from the coding sequence ATGATGTTCTGCCCGCCCCCGTCGACTTCTGAGTCGGTCGAGGCAGCAGAGCCCAAACGCGAGGAGCAGGCGAAGGCACTGTGCCTTCGCCTGCTCACCGCCCGGGCCCGCACCCGCGCCGAGCTCGCCGGCCAGCTGACCAAACGCGGCTACCCCGACGACGTCAGTGACCGGGTGCTGGACCGACTGACCACCGCCGGATTGATCGACGACACCGACTTTGCCGAACAGTGGGTGCGATCCCGACGCGAACACGCGGGCAAGGGACGCAAGGCGCTGGCGGCCGAGCTACGCACCAAAGGTGTCGACGAGGACGTGATCGCCGGAGCGCTGGAGGGCATCGACGCCGCCGCCGAGCGCGACCGCGCCGAGCAACTGGTACATGCCAAGCTTCGCCGGGAGACACTCGGCGCCGACGACGTGAAGATCACCCGTCGGCTGGTGGCGATGCTCGCCCGGCGCGGTTACAACCCGTCGATGGCCTATGACGTGGTCAGCACCGAGTTGGCCGCCGAACGCGAACGCCGGCGGGTGTGA
- a CDS encoding oxygenase MpaB family protein, protein MNAPALTVPARHPGGPGAVPVSIRALATVLAIAKPTPQRWRQIGEDLTAGDEPMQRLVEWMSNTGAAETRPIFEQILAHGLDSVPDAPAPLREFFGEFEPIPDWVDLARVRRGQRALRRGGADGTYIARDVSFLGGYQFSSFNKTLLRTGVLEKGSNKRFAETLQWALDVSADGGLEPLGVGYQATIRVRLIHEYVRRHVAALPDWRSDEWGLPVNQTDMAATLVGALIAPPAGGLALGIVMSPAELEDIAHLTRYVGWLMGVRDDWLPGSFRDGIRILYQTLGALSAPDETTKQLAAPMADDPLEWQFAAMPGLRRRIARAQHLSLTSSFLGPRTMRKLGLPVFVLPWYPLLRMPVNLARSAAALALPGGLERAARRGRREQEAFMRTMMGAGDTTIGASAHVMAVA, encoded by the coding sequence ATGAACGCGCCCGCACTGACCGTCCCCGCTCGTCACCCGGGTGGACCGGGCGCGGTTCCGGTCAGCATTCGGGCGCTGGCGACGGTGTTGGCGATCGCCAAACCCACGCCGCAGCGGTGGCGTCAGATCGGCGAAGACCTGACCGCCGGAGACGAACCGATGCAGCGGCTGGTCGAGTGGATGTCGAATACCGGAGCCGCCGAGACGCGGCCGATCTTCGAGCAGATCCTGGCCCACGGCCTGGACAGCGTGCCGGACGCACCTGCGCCGCTGCGGGAGTTCTTCGGTGAGTTCGAGCCGATCCCGGACTGGGTCGACCTGGCTCGGGTGCGGCGGGGTCAGCGAGCGCTGCGCCGTGGCGGTGCTGATGGCACCTACATCGCCCGGGACGTGTCGTTCCTCGGCGGCTACCAGTTCTCCTCGTTCAACAAGACGCTGCTGCGCACCGGTGTGCTGGAAAAGGGCTCGAACAAGCGCTTCGCCGAGACCCTGCAATGGGCGCTGGACGTCAGTGCCGACGGGGGACTGGAGCCGCTCGGCGTCGGCTATCAGGCCACCATCCGAGTCCGGCTGATCCATGAGTACGTTCGCCGGCACGTGGCCGCGCTGCCGGATTGGCGCAGTGACGAATGGGGTCTGCCGGTCAATCAGACCGATATGGCCGCCACCCTGGTGGGAGCGCTGATCGCGCCACCGGCCGGCGGGCTGGCGTTGGGCATCGTGATGTCTCCGGCCGAACTGGAGGACATCGCCCACCTGACCCGCTACGTCGGCTGGCTGATGGGGGTCCGCGACGACTGGCTGCCCGGCAGCTTCCGGGATGGCATCCGCATCCTCTATCAGACCCTCGGTGCGCTTTCGGCTCCCGATGAGACCACCAAGCAGTTGGCGGCCCCGATGGCCGACGATCCGCTGGAATGGCAGTTCGCTGCCATGCCCGGTCTTCGACGCCGTATCGCCCGTGCCCAGCATCTCTCGCTGACCAGCAGCTTTCTCGGGCCGCGCACGATGCGAAAGCTGGGCCTGCCGGTCTTCGTGCTGCCCTGGTACCCGCTGCTGCGGATGCCGGTGAACCTGGCCCGTAGTGCCGCGGCGCTGGCCCTGCCCGGCGGCCTGGAGCGTGCGGCGCGGCGCGGGCGGCGCGAGCAGGAGGCGTTCATGCGCACCATGATGGGAGCCGGCGACACCACGATCGGAGCGTCCGCGCACGTTATGGCGGTGGCCTGA
- a CDS encoding limonene-1,2-epoxide hydrolase family protein, translated as MTELTGQPSAVEAAANIRTVETFLDALRDEDLDTAAAALAEDVVYQNVGLPTIYGRSATIGVFGRMAGRAGFDVKIHRIAADGSSVLTERTDALTLGPLRLQFWVCGVFEVHHGRITLWRDYFDFLDMFKATLRAVAATVFPALRPTF; from the coding sequence ATGACCGAACTGACCGGCCAGCCGAGTGCTGTCGAGGCCGCCGCCAACATCCGCACCGTAGAGACCTTCCTCGACGCCCTGCGCGACGAGGACCTCGACACCGCGGCAGCGGCTCTCGCCGAGGACGTCGTGTACCAGAACGTCGGCCTGCCGACCATCTACGGCCGCAGTGCCACCATCGGGGTGTTTGGGCGCATGGCGGGCCGGGCCGGCTTCGATGTGAAGATCCACCGCATCGCCGCCGACGGCTCATCGGTCCTCACCGAACGCACCGACGCGCTGACGCTGGGGCCGTTGCGGCTGCAGTTCTGGGTGTGCGGGGTCTTCGAGGTGCACCACGGCCGTATCACGTTGTGGCGCGACTACTTCGACTTCCTGGACATGTTCAAGGCGACGCTGCGGGCGGTGGCGGCCACCGTGTTTCCGGCACTGCGGCCGACGTTCTAG
- a CDS encoding glutamate ABC transporter substrate-binding protein — translation MWTARTLQELARAWAVLAAASALAALCTACTAHDSGKITVGVKFDQPGLSVKKPDGTLGGFDVDVARYVAARLGYPPDRIAWIEAPSGQREMLLRNGQVDYLVATYSITDSRRQKVDFAGPYLLTGQSLLVRADNTDITGTASLQRHKKLCSVSGSTPAQRIKDRYPGVQLQRYDTYSACVEALRNGAIDAVTTDDVILAGYSAQSPGAFKLVGERFSQELYGIGVRKGADGLRQRINDALEEMERDGSWRAAFVDNFGPAGFAVPEPPPIER, via the coding sequence ATGTGGACTGCGCGAACCCTGCAGGAGCTGGCACGGGCCTGGGCGGTCCTGGCGGCGGCGTCCGCGTTGGCCGCGCTCTGCACAGCGTGCACCGCTCACGACAGTGGCAAGATCACCGTCGGCGTCAAGTTCGACCAACCCGGCTTGAGCGTCAAGAAGCCCGACGGCACGCTCGGCGGATTCGATGTCGACGTGGCCCGCTACGTGGCGGCCCGGTTGGGCTACCCGCCCGACCGCATCGCCTGGATCGAGGCCCCGTCCGGTCAGCGCGAGATGCTGCTGCGCAACGGTCAGGTCGATTACCTGGTGGCCACCTATTCGATCACCGACTCGCGGCGCCAGAAGGTCGATTTCGCCGGCCCCTACCTGCTCACCGGGCAGTCGCTGCTAGTGCGCGCCGACAACACCGACATCACCGGCACCGCTTCGCTGCAGCGACACAAGAAGCTGTGTTCGGTCTCGGGCTCCACTCCGGCACAACGGATCAAGGACCGCTATCCGGGCGTGCAGCTGCAGCGCTACGACACCTACTCGGCGTGTGTGGAGGCGCTGCGCAACGGTGCGATCGACGCGGTGACCACCGACGACGTTATTTTGGCCGGCTACTCCGCCCAGAGTCCCGGCGCCTTCAAACTGGTCGGCGAACGATTCTCGCAAGAGCTCTACGGGATAGGTGTGAGAAAGGGCGCCGACGGGTTGCGCCAACGGATCAACGATGCCCTCGAGGAGATGGAACGCGACGGTTCGTGGCGAGCCGCGTTCGTGGACAACTTCGGCCCCGCCGGCTTCGCGGTGCCCGAACCGCCGCCGATCGAACGATGA
- a CDS encoding DUF3046 domain-containing protein produces MRLTEFHERVAMRFGAAYGASVLADHVLAAVGGRTAAQAIEDGVEPRDVWWALCSDFDVPRDQW; encoded by the coding sequence GTGCGCCTGACCGAATTCCACGAACGGGTCGCGATGCGTTTCGGTGCCGCGTATGGCGCCTCGGTGCTGGCAGATCATGTGTTGGCCGCGGTGGGTGGACGGACCGCGGCGCAGGCCATCGAGGACGGTGTGGAGCCGCGTGACGTGTGGTGGGCGCTGTGCTCGGACTTCGACGTGCCGCGCGATCAGTGGTGA
- the pspM gene encoding phage shock envelope stress response protein PspM, whose translation MAATLGGSARHPLLQRAVDRASEAADLLADKLGAIADPRARMLRKRRWALRLGLFFTATCGFWTLVTAVLASWSTPVWVLLITGLVAAGAAAPATLLLLRYRWLRAAPLPAVRSTAARRLPPPGSAARPAMYALGASERGMVSLLGVLERGRLLPADEITELTAAVNRASSTMAATAAEVVSMERAVQHSAQSRQYLVPTINAFTAQLSAGVRQYNEMVTAAAQLVASANDGSMTSAGDPAGSPMSQLRYREELVGATEKMLGWAQAFDELAELPRVV comes from the coding sequence GTGGCCGCGACACTCGGAGGCAGCGCACGGCACCCACTACTGCAGCGCGCCGTAGACCGAGCCAGTGAGGCTGCCGACCTGCTCGCCGACAAGCTGGGTGCGATCGCTGACCCGAGGGCCAGGATGCTGCGTAAGCGCCGGTGGGCGCTTCGGCTGGGGCTGTTCTTCACTGCCACATGCGGTTTCTGGACGTTGGTGACCGCAGTGCTGGCGTCGTGGTCGACGCCGGTGTGGGTGCTGCTGATCACCGGACTGGTGGCTGCGGGCGCGGCCGCACCGGCGACGCTGTTGCTGCTGCGCTATCGCTGGCTGCGCGCGGCGCCGCTGCCGGCCGTGCGCTCCACCGCGGCACGGCGCCTGCCGCCGCCCGGCTCGGCGGCGCGGCCGGCGATGTACGCGCTGGGTGCCTCCGAGCGGGGGATGGTCTCGCTGCTCGGCGTGCTCGAGCGGGGCCGGCTGTTGCCCGCCGATGAGATCACCGAACTGACGGCCGCCGTCAACCGCGCCTCGTCCACCATGGCGGCCACCGCGGCTGAGGTGGTCTCCATGGAGCGCGCCGTGCAGCACAGCGCCCAATCACGTCAATATCTGGTGCCGACGATTAATGCGTTCACCGCGCAGCTCAGTGCCGGTGTTCGCCAGTACAACGAGATGGTTACCGCCGCAGCGCAACTGGTGGCCTCGGCCAATGACGGCTCGATGACATCGGCGGGCGATCCGGCGGGATCCCCGATGTCGCAGCTGCGCTATCGCGAGGAGCTGGTCGGTGCGACCGAGAAGATGCTGGGCTGGGCGCAGGCCTTCGACGAACTGGCCGAGTTGCCCCGCGTCGTCTAG
- a CDS encoding amino acid ABC transporter permease, translated as MRSAPRATVLFDTPGPQARARYHALSVATVMAAGLLGWVIYSRLSAKGQLTAEKWTPFLTADLWRTYVLPGVVGTLTAAAWSIGLALILGVGLGVGRLSQIKPVRWTCAVTVEFFRAIPVLIMMIFAYFIYGLLNVFPPQQIALAGVVTGLTLYNGAVIAEIVRAGVKALPGGQSEAAAALGLGWGASMQLVLLPQAVTAMLPVLVSQLVVVLKDTAIGYQITFVEMVRQGTVVGSQYSNYLPALLVIAALMITGNLVLSAGAIRLERRLRRARHSPLGAATIEPEGTPGARVV; from the coding sequence ATGAGGTCCGCGCCCCGCGCGACGGTGCTGTTCGACACCCCGGGGCCCCAAGCCCGCGCCCGCTACCACGCATTGTCGGTGGCAACGGTCATGGCGGCCGGACTGCTTGGTTGGGTGATCTATTCAAGGTTGTCAGCCAAAGGCCAGCTCACCGCGGAGAAGTGGACACCGTTTCTGACCGCGGACCTGTGGCGCACCTACGTACTGCCCGGCGTGGTGGGCACACTGACCGCGGCAGCCTGGTCCATCGGACTCGCGCTGATCCTGGGAGTCGGGCTCGGGGTCGGCCGACTGTCGCAGATCAAGCCGGTGCGCTGGACTTGCGCGGTGACGGTGGAGTTCTTCCGGGCGATCCCGGTGCTGATCATGATGATCTTCGCCTATTTCATCTACGGGCTACTCAACGTCTTCCCGCCGCAGCAGATCGCGCTGGCCGGAGTGGTCACCGGGCTGACCCTCTACAACGGGGCCGTCATCGCCGAGATCGTGCGGGCGGGCGTAAAAGCCCTGCCCGGCGGGCAATCCGAGGCGGCCGCCGCGTTGGGGCTGGGCTGGGGCGCCTCGATGCAGCTCGTCCTGCTGCCGCAGGCCGTTACCGCGATGCTGCCGGTGCTGGTGTCACAACTGGTGGTGGTGCTCAAGGACACCGCAATCGGCTACCAGATCACGTTTGTGGAGATGGTGCGCCAAGGCACCGTCGTCGGCTCTCAGTACAGCAACTACCTGCCCGCACTGCTGGTGATCGCGGCGCTGATGATCACCGGAAATCTGGTGCTCTCGGCCGGTGCCATCAGGCTGGAACGGCGACTGCGCCGGGCCCGCCACTCCCCCTTGGGGGCGGCCACAATTGAGCCGGAGGGCACCCCGGGCGCCCGGGTCGTTTAG
- a CDS encoding DUF5313 domain-containing protein: MRQSPKPQRPSPIQYLRYCYGRPLPPELLDWVRNDLAGPGATVRMILRAAVPTTLILIPFWLFPTDFMTRFSMTFPIWFMVILFAHALNKVWRTHMLRMHGLNPELANARKRERDAHIHRSYEERYGPRPESVDQRTDDI, from the coding sequence GTGCGTCAAAGTCCCAAGCCTCAGCGCCCAAGCCCGATCCAATACCTCCGGTACTGCTACGGACGCCCGCTGCCCCCGGAACTGCTGGACTGGGTCCGCAACGACCTGGCCGGGCCGGGTGCCACCGTCCGGATGATCCTGCGTGCCGCCGTGCCCACAACGCTGATCCTGATTCCGTTCTGGCTGTTCCCGACAGACTTCATGACGCGGTTCAGCATGACGTTTCCGATCTGGTTCATGGTGATTCTGTTCGCACACGCGCTCAACAAGGTGTGGCGCACCCACATGCTGCGGATGCACGGCCTAAACCCGGAGCTCGCCAACGCACGTAAACGCGAGCGCGACGCCCACATTCACCGGTCCTACGAGGAACGCTACGGTCCGCGGCCGGAATCGGTCGATCAGCGAACCGACGACATCTAG